The Glycine soja cultivar W05 chromosome 8, ASM419377v2, whole genome shotgun sequence genome has a window encoding:
- the LOC114424306 gene encoding metacaspase-1-like isoform X1 produces the protein MEATSKCRGYKKGVLFPTSTSMHGCYASKNISISQPNGEAKAICMGCKEECHCLMPSRTTLHRCSVCLKVSNSTLGPHGLKKECAICRPVKKIGAKLLKLGDLGSSKKNGNLLSGSLLPPSMPSSSLALPSTSRYNKRAVLCGVSYRKRKFRLKGTINDISNMKELLIKNFKFPKECIRVLTEQEQNANLIPTKHNILESLNWLVKDCQAGDSLLFYFSGHGLQQPDFKEDEIDGFDETLCPVDFLREGMIIDNEINSTIVWPLKEGVTLHAIVDACHSGTILDLLFVYKHESGIWEDNKPPSKEPIRKHTSGGMAICLSACEDSQTAADSSVFGGKGMNGVLTYLFTKTIREYPGITYGGLLEKMHDEIKKINRSRCNNRILQHIFNRRIAQDPLLSSSDKFDVSTTMFKL, from the exons ATGGAAGCTACATCTAAATGCAGAGGTTACAAAAAGGGTGTTTTATTTCCCACAAGCACTTCTATGCATGGTTGCTATGCCTCCAAAAATATCTCTATTTCTCAGCCAAATGGAGAAGCAAAAGCTATCTGCATGGGTTGCAAAGAAGAGTGTCACTGTTTAATGCCCTCAAGAACAACCTTACACCGTTGTTCTGTGTGCCTAAAGGTTAGCAATTCAACTTTGGGACCACATGGTTTAAAGAAAGAATGTGCAATATGCCGTCCAGTGAAGAAAATTGGAGCCAAATTGTTGAAACTTGGAGATCTAGGAAGttcaaagaaaaatggaaatttgCTGAGTGGGTCATTATTACCTCCTTCAATGCCCTCTTCTTCCTTAGCCTTGCCTAGCACTAGCAGATATAATAAACGTGCGGTTCTCTGTGGAGTTTCTTACAGAAAAAGGAAATTCAGACTCAAAGGAACCATTAATGACATTAGTAACATGAAGGAACTGCTTATCAAGAATTTTAAGTTTCCAAAGGAGTGCATACGTGTCCTCACAG AACAAGAGCAGAATGCCAATTTAATACCAACGAAACACAACATATTGGAGTCCTTAAACTGGCTTGTGAAGGACTGTCAGGCAGGAGATTCATTGCTCTTTTACTTCTCGGGACACGGTTTGCAACAACCAGATTTCAAAGAAGATGAAATCGATGGGTTTGATGAGACTCTTTGTCCTGTTGATTTTTTGAGGGAAGGAATGATCATTGACAATGAAATAAATTCTACCATAGTTTGGCCACTAAAGGAAGGTGTCACACTTCATGCTATTGTTGATGCTTGTCATAGTGGAACAATTCTTgatcttttgtttgtttataaaCATGAAAG TGGCATTTGGGAGGATAACAAGCCCCCTTCAAAAGAACCCATCAGAAAACATACAAGTGGAGGAATGGCAATTTGTCTTAGTGCTTGTGAAGATAGTCAGACAGCTGCTGATAGCTCA GTTTTTGGTGGAAAGGGAATGAATGGTGTTCTGACTTATCTTTTCACAAAAACAATCAGAGAATACCCTGGAATAACTTATGGGGGTCTCCTAGAAAAGATGCATGAcgaaattaaaaagattaaccGAAGCAGATGCAATAACCGCATATTGCAACATATCTTCAATCGTAGAATTGCACAG GATCCTCTTTTATCATCATCAGATAAATTTGATGTTTCTACGACAATGTTCAAATTGTGA
- the LOC114424306 gene encoding metacaspase-1-like isoform X2 encodes MEATSKCRGYKKGVLFPTSTSMHGCYASKNISISQPNGEAKAICMGCKEECHCLMPSRTTLHRCSVCLKVSNSTLGPHGLKKECAICRPVKKIGAKLLKLGDLGSSKKNGNLLSGSLLPPSMPSSSLALPSTSRYNKRAVLCGVSYRKRKFRLKGTINDISNMKELLIKNFKFPKECIRVLTEQEQNANLIPTKHNILESLNWLVKDCQAGDSLLFYFSGHGLQQPDFKEDEIDGFDETLCPVDFLREGMIIDNEINSTIVWPLKEGVTLHAIVDACHSGTILDLLFVYKHESGIWEDNKPPSKEPIRKHTSGGMAICLSACEDSQTAADSSGMNGVLTYLFTKTIREYPGITYGGLLEKMHDEIKKINRSRCNNRILQHIFNRRIAQDPLLSSSDKFDVSTTMFKL; translated from the exons ATGGAAGCTACATCTAAATGCAGAGGTTACAAAAAGGGTGTTTTATTTCCCACAAGCACTTCTATGCATGGTTGCTATGCCTCCAAAAATATCTCTATTTCTCAGCCAAATGGAGAAGCAAAAGCTATCTGCATGGGTTGCAAAGAAGAGTGTCACTGTTTAATGCCCTCAAGAACAACCTTACACCGTTGTTCTGTGTGCCTAAAGGTTAGCAATTCAACTTTGGGACCACATGGTTTAAAGAAAGAATGTGCAATATGCCGTCCAGTGAAGAAAATTGGAGCCAAATTGTTGAAACTTGGAGATCTAGGAAGttcaaagaaaaatggaaatttgCTGAGTGGGTCATTATTACCTCCTTCAATGCCCTCTTCTTCCTTAGCCTTGCCTAGCACTAGCAGATATAATAAACGTGCGGTTCTCTGTGGAGTTTCTTACAGAAAAAGGAAATTCAGACTCAAAGGAACCATTAATGACATTAGTAACATGAAGGAACTGCTTATCAAGAATTTTAAGTTTCCAAAGGAGTGCATACGTGTCCTCACAG AACAAGAGCAGAATGCCAATTTAATACCAACGAAACACAACATATTGGAGTCCTTAAACTGGCTTGTGAAGGACTGTCAGGCAGGAGATTCATTGCTCTTTTACTTCTCGGGACACGGTTTGCAACAACCAGATTTCAAAGAAGATGAAATCGATGGGTTTGATGAGACTCTTTGTCCTGTTGATTTTTTGAGGGAAGGAATGATCATTGACAATGAAATAAATTCTACCATAGTTTGGCCACTAAAGGAAGGTGTCACACTTCATGCTATTGTTGATGCTTGTCATAGTGGAACAATTCTTgatcttttgtttgtttataaaCATGAAAG TGGCATTTGGGAGGATAACAAGCCCCCTTCAAAAGAACCCATCAGAAAACATACAAGTGGAGGAATGGCAATTTGTCTTAGTGCTTGTGAAGATAGTCAGACAGCTGCTGATAGCTCA GGAATGAATGGTGTTCTGACTTATCTTTTCACAAAAACAATCAGAGAATACCCTGGAATAACTTATGGGGGTCTCCTAGAAAAGATGCATGAcgaaattaaaaagattaaccGAAGCAGATGCAATAACCGCATATTGCAACATATCTTCAATCGTAGAATTGCACAG GATCCTCTTTTATCATCATCAGATAAATTTGATGTTTCTACGACAATGTTCAAATTGTGA